From the Takifugu flavidus isolate HTHZ2018 chromosome 12, ASM371156v2, whole genome shotgun sequence genome, one window contains:
- the ptx3a gene encoding pentraxin-related protein PTX3: MLLWSLPRTVCVLSVCVCLALTYEDDDIEINYADTYYNEITEEDSPVPTSSPPPCGSPDLNKWDKMFSMLENSQMRENMLLQYADDIIKVEIGSLRGEMLRFIAQYGGSCGAAVETAGRRMVLQLENRLRESLERIRLKEQNSAAARNSIGNSNHLEATLQQLISTVQTQANRLAKLETSCFSSPGTGMGMNSKRSLLPEGGAAEILEQEVASHQAALNGLQAALLQVRVGLAEVLSSSQQRYLPAGCEMALLFPMRSRRIYTAVAPEVPLALSAFTVCMWVKPTAASSKTVLLSYGDRHNSFEIQLLLAHTSALITIGGEAHLVEARGVVKSGGTEDWIHLCGTWSSEQGLASLWADGKKVVTTTGVAEGHVLPDGGSFQLGQERSGCCLPNQGNEYRVPGFEAGFEPKLAFTGKMTGVNMWSRVLSGEEISQLALREGRGCGQRGNIVAWGVTEMVPHGGAQFVN; encoded by the exons atGCTACTGTGGAGTCTCCCCAGAACAGTGTGTGTcctgtcggtgtgtgtgtgcctggctCTCACCTACGAGGACGACGATATTGAGATCAATTACGCTGACACCTACTACAATGAAATCACAGAGGAGGACTCGCCAGTCC ccacatCAAGCCCACCCCCCTGCGGCTCTCCAGACCTCAACAAATGGGACAAGATGTTCTCTATGCTAGAGAATAGTCAGATGAGGGAGAACATGCTGCTCCAGTAtgcagatgacatcatcaaggtGGAGATTGGATCACTGCGGGGAGAAATGCTCAG GTTCATAGCCCAGTATGGTGGCTCCTGTGGGGCTGCAGTAgagacagcaggaagaaggaTGGTTCTGCAGCTGGAAAATCGCCTCAGAGAATCCCTGGAGCGCATCCGACTGAAAGAGCAGAACTCGGCCGCTGCTCGAAATTCCATTGGGAATTCGAACCACCTCGAGGCCACGTtgcagcagctcatttccaCGGTACAAACACAAGCCAACCGACTCGCCAAGCTGGAAACCAGTTGTTTCAGCAGCCCAGGAACTGGGATGGGGATGAACTCAAAACGATCTCTGCTCCCAGAGGGGGGAGCGGCCGAGATCCTGGAGCAAGAGGTCGCATCTCATCAGGCGGCCTTGAACGGGCTCCAGGCTGCACTGCTCCAGGTGAGGGTGGGTCTGGCTGAGGTGCTGAGTTCATCGCAGCAGAGATACCTCCCTGCAG GATGTGAGATGGCACTCCTCTTCCCCATGCGTTCTCGACGGATCTACACGGCCGTGGCACCAGAAGTCCCGCTTGCCCTCTCTGCCTTTACTGTCTGTATGTGGGTGAAGCCAACCGCTGCCTCCAGCAAAACGGTGCTTTTGTCCTATGGAGACCGCCACAACTCTTTTGAGATCCAGCTGCTTCTCGCTCACACATCGGCACTCATCACCATTGGAGGAGAAGCCCACCTGGTAGAAGCGCGTGGCGTGGTCAAATCAGGGGGAACAGAAGACTGGATCCATCTGTGTGGGACCTGGTCGTCAGAACAAGGTCTGGCGTCCCTGTGGGCTGATGGGAAAAAGGTGGTCACCACAACTGGAGTGGCAGAGGGACATGTCTTACCGGATGGGGGCTCATTCCAGCTGGGGCAAGAACGGAGTGGCTGCTGCCTCCCAAATCAAGGCAATGAGTACAGGGTACCGGGGTTTGAGGCGGGATTTGAGCCAAAGTTGGCATTCACAGGGAAGATGACAGGGGTCAACATGTGGAGCAGGGTTCTGTCAGGGGAGGAGATATCCCAGCTAGCTCTGAGAGAGGGGCGGGGCTGCGGGCAGCGGGGAAACATCGTGGCGTGGGGAGTGACGGAGATGGTTCCACACGGAGGCGCACAGTTTGTCAACTGA
- the golim4a gene encoding Golgi integral membrane protein 4a isoform X4, with translation MGNGVCSRRQRRIFQCLLLVTVVCGMFYGGMMSYEMHKQLRRTEAMALKYQQHQESLSAQLQVVYEHRSRLEKSLQKERLEHKKAKEDYLSYKLEAQQSINKEKQDSISRLNSLQVQHQILKNQHEDLKKQYYDLQDQHQAQGDDHNRQLDEHRERYDKLQQIKELEVSQLKDSMFNLREENKQLRKAHHDIHTQLQDAQVRHQDLKAAHDQLALNLQDHKSALAAAQVQVDEYKQLKESLNAASNLGQHHPNTPQHQPVAVDTPESRIHEAEKTRVLDLPNKDKPGHFLDQEESESRLGELGQSDKEGEAERRRELEEEEMAQAGKPEKLEEDLDQPQQEEDEQPEPQQPDENTADQKRGHSQQSLHQQDTPLEHMKSPFDQHLEAQRAEERRRIQLRQADLQLQREREQRLKEEQQHTDTNREEQQSLSYGAGNRRRTAYENMDTDIVQGEEDHHTDDEDRDTHLLNEEEEEEEMKVEQKVPPHQQAVIDGELDPEDDPNNQGEDEFDEAEDEQPQHRVTEEEDEEEPAALGQHRDTHSHQEPPAPAVEEELVMAGNPDQQEDTVDDQYQEDLEDEAQEDVAGGQKRDVMEEDPYNEDIEQVKATKKSGRPRERGRQL, from the exons ATGGGAAACGGGGTTTGTTCCCGGAGGCAGCGGAGGATCTTCCAGTGTCTCCTGTTGGTCACCGTGGTCTGTGGAATGTTCTACGGGGGGATGATGTCCTACGAGATGCACAAACAGCTGAGGAGGACCGAGGCGATGGCGCTGAAgtaccagcagcaccaggagtcCCTGTCGGCGCAGCTCCAAG tggTGTATGAACATCGGTCCAGGTTAGAGAAGTCTCTTCAGAAAGAGCGTTTAGAGCACAAAAAAGCCAAAGAAG attaCCTGTCCTACAAATTGGAAGCACAGCAGTCAATTAACAAGGAGAAG CAAGACTCCATCAGCAGACTGAACTCTCTACAAGTGCAGCACCAGATCCTGAAG AATCAGCACGAGGATCTGAAGAAGCAGTATTATGACCTGCAGGACCAGCACCAGGCCCAGGGTGACGACCACAACCGGCAGCTGGACGAACACCGAGAGCGCTATGACAAACTGCAGCAGATCAAAGAGCTGGAAGTCTCCCAACTCAAAG ACAGTATGTTTAACctgagggaggaaaataaacagctgAGGAAAGCTCATCATGACATTCACACCCAGCTCCAGGATGCCCAG GTTCGTCATCAGGACCTGAAGGCGGCCCACGACCAGCTGGCTCTGAACCTACAAGACCACAAAAGtgctctggctgcagctcag GTGCAGGTGGATGAATACAAGCAGCTGAAGGAGTCCCTGAATGCAGCCTCTAATCTGGGCCAGCATCACCCCAACACTCCTCAGCACCAGCCAGTAGCTGTTGACACACCAGAGTCCCGCATTCATGAAGCCGAGAAGACCAGAGTCCTGGACCTGCCAAATAAAGATAAGCCAGGACACTTCCTGGACCAAGAGGAATCTGAATCCAGG TTGGGGGAGCTCGGCCAGTCAGACaaggagggagaggcagagaggaggagggagctggaggaagaggagatggcTCAAGCAGGCAAGcctgagaagctggaggaggatctAGACCAaccacagcaggaggaagatgagcagCCAGAACCACAACAGCCTGATGAGAACACTGCGGACCAAAAGAGGGGTCATTCTCAGCAG agcctccatcagcaggacacCCCATTGGAACACATGAAGTCACCCTTTGACCAACACCTTGAAGCTCAACGGGCCGAGGAGCGTAGGCGGATCCAACTGAGGCAGGCGGACCTGCAgctacagagagagagggagcagaggctgaaggaggagcagcagcacacagacaccaacagagaggagcagcaaaG CCTGTCTTATGGTGCTGGTAACAGGAGGAGGACGGCGTATGAGAATATGGACACTGACATTGTTCAAGGAGAAGAGGATCATCACAccgatgatgaag acagagacacacacctgctgaatgaagaagaggaggaggaagagatgaaggtggagcagaaagtCCCACCACATCAACAG GCCGTCATAGATGGTGAGCTGGACCCTGAGGATGACCCCAACAACCAAGGAGAAGATGAGTTTGATGAGGCAGAGGATGAGCAGCCGCAGCACAGGGtcactgaggaggaggatgaagaggagccagcagctctgggccagcacagagacacacactcccaccaaGAGCCACCAGCgccagctgtggaggaggaactgGTG ATGGCTGGAAACCCGGACCAACAGGAAGATACGGTGGACGACCAGTACCAGGAGGACTTGGAGGATGAG GCTCAAGAGGATGTGGCTGGTGGGCAGAAAAGagatgtgatggaggaggatcCATACAATGAGGACATTGAACAGGTGA AAGCGACCAAAAAAAGTGGAAGACCAAGAGAACGAGGAAGACAActatga
- the golim4a gene encoding Golgi integral membrane protein 4a isoform X1: MGNGVCSRRQRRIFQCLLLVTVVCGMFYGGMMSYEMHKQLRRTEAMALKYQQHQESLSAQLQVVYEHRSRLEKSLQKERLEHKKAKEDYLSYKLEAQQSINKEKQDSISRLNSLQVQHQILKNQHEDLKKQYYDLQDQHQAQGDDHNRQLDEHRERYDKLQQIKELEVSQLKDSMFNLREENKQLRKAHHDIHTQLQDAQVRHQDLKAAHDQLALNLQDHKSALAAAQVQVDEYKQLKESLNAASNLGQHHPNTPQHQPVAVDTPESRIHEAEKTRVLDLPNKDKPGHFLDQEESESRLGELGQSDKEGEAERRRELEEEEMAQAGKPEKLEEDLDQPQQEEDEQPEPQQPDENTADQKRGHSQQSLHQQDTPLEHMKSPFDQHLEAQRAEERRRIQLRQADLQLQREREQRLKEEQQHTDTNREEQQSLSYGAGNRRRTAYENMDTDIVQGEEDHHTDDEDRDTHLLNEEEEEEEMKVEQKVPPHQQAVIDGELDPEDDPNNQGEDEFDEAEDEQPQHRVTEEEDEEEPAALGQHRDTHSHQEPPAPAVEEELVMAGNPDQQEDTVDDQYQEDLEDEAQEDVAGGQKRDVMEEDPYNEDIEQKRPKKVEDQENEEDNYEEEEEEVENHVVRVNKGTNRRAEM; encoded by the exons ATGGGAAACGGGGTTTGTTCCCGGAGGCAGCGGAGGATCTTCCAGTGTCTCCTGTTGGTCACCGTGGTCTGTGGAATGTTCTACGGGGGGATGATGTCCTACGAGATGCACAAACAGCTGAGGAGGACCGAGGCGATGGCGCTGAAgtaccagcagcaccaggagtcCCTGTCGGCGCAGCTCCAAG tggTGTATGAACATCGGTCCAGGTTAGAGAAGTCTCTTCAGAAAGAGCGTTTAGAGCACAAAAAAGCCAAAGAAG attaCCTGTCCTACAAATTGGAAGCACAGCAGTCAATTAACAAGGAGAAG CAAGACTCCATCAGCAGACTGAACTCTCTACAAGTGCAGCACCAGATCCTGAAG AATCAGCACGAGGATCTGAAGAAGCAGTATTATGACCTGCAGGACCAGCACCAGGCCCAGGGTGACGACCACAACCGGCAGCTGGACGAACACCGAGAGCGCTATGACAAACTGCAGCAGATCAAAGAGCTGGAAGTCTCCCAACTCAAAG ACAGTATGTTTAACctgagggaggaaaataaacagctgAGGAAAGCTCATCATGACATTCACACCCAGCTCCAGGATGCCCAG GTTCGTCATCAGGACCTGAAGGCGGCCCACGACCAGCTGGCTCTGAACCTACAAGACCACAAAAGtgctctggctgcagctcag GTGCAGGTGGATGAATACAAGCAGCTGAAGGAGTCCCTGAATGCAGCCTCTAATCTGGGCCAGCATCACCCCAACACTCCTCAGCACCAGCCAGTAGCTGTTGACACACCAGAGTCCCGCATTCATGAAGCCGAGAAGACCAGAGTCCTGGACCTGCCAAATAAAGATAAGCCAGGACACTTCCTGGACCAAGAGGAATCTGAATCCAGG TTGGGGGAGCTCGGCCAGTCAGACaaggagggagaggcagagaggaggagggagctggaggaagaggagatggcTCAAGCAGGCAAGcctgagaagctggaggaggatctAGACCAaccacagcaggaggaagatgagcagCCAGAACCACAACAGCCTGATGAGAACACTGCGGACCAAAAGAGGGGTCATTCTCAGCAG agcctccatcagcaggacacCCCATTGGAACACATGAAGTCACCCTTTGACCAACACCTTGAAGCTCAACGGGCCGAGGAGCGTAGGCGGATCCAACTGAGGCAGGCGGACCTGCAgctacagagagagagggagcagaggctgaaggaggagcagcagcacacagacaccaacagagaggagcagcaaaG CCTGTCTTATGGTGCTGGTAACAGGAGGAGGACGGCGTATGAGAATATGGACACTGACATTGTTCAAGGAGAAGAGGATCATCACAccgatgatgaag acagagacacacacctgctgaatgaagaagaggaggaggaagagatgaaggtggagcagaaagtCCCACCACATCAACAG GCCGTCATAGATGGTGAGCTGGACCCTGAGGATGACCCCAACAACCAAGGAGAAGATGAGTTTGATGAGGCAGAGGATGAGCAGCCGCAGCACAGGGtcactgaggaggaggatgaagaggagccagcagctctgggccagcacagagacacacactcccaccaaGAGCCACCAGCgccagctgtggaggaggaactgGTG ATGGCTGGAAACCCGGACCAACAGGAAGATACGGTGGACGACCAGTACCAGGAGGACTTGGAGGATGAG GCTCAAGAGGATGTGGCTGGTGGGCAGAAAAGagatgtgatggaggaggatcCATACAATGAGGACATTGAACAG AAGCGACCAAAAAAAGTGGAAGACCAAGAGAACGAGGAAGACAActatgaagaggaagaggaagaagtggagAATCATGTTGTCCGAGTGAATAAGGGAACAAACAGGAGGGCAGAGATGTAA
- the golim4a gene encoding Golgi integral membrane protein 4a isoform X2: protein MGNGVCSRRQRRIFQCLLLVTVVCGMFYGGMMSYEMHKQLRRTEAMALKYQQHQESLSAQLQVVYEHRSRLEKSLQKERLEHKKAKEDYLSYKLEAQQSINKEKQDSISRLNSLQVQHQILKNQHEDLKKQYYDLQDQHQAQGDDHNRQLDEHRERYDKLQQIKELEVSQLKDSMFNLREENKQLRKAHHDIHTQLQDAQVRHQDLKAAHDQLALNLQDHKSALAAAQVQVDEYKQLKESLNAASNLGQHHPNTPQHQPVAVDTPESRIHEAEKTRVLDLPNKDKPGHFLDQEESESRLGELGQSDKEGEAERRRELEEEEMAQAGKPEKLEEDLDQPQQEEDEQPEPQQPDENTADQKRGHSQQSLHQQDTPLEHMKSPFDQHLEAQRAEERRRIQLRQADLQLQREREQRLKEEQQHTDTNREEQQRRRTAYENMDTDIVQGEEDHHTDDEDRDTHLLNEEEEEEEMKVEQKVPPHQQAVIDGELDPEDDPNNQGEDEFDEAEDEQPQHRVTEEEDEEEPAALGQHRDTHSHQEPPAPAVEEELVMAGNPDQQEDTVDDQYQEDLEDEAQEDVAGGQKRDVMEEDPYNEDIEQKRPKKVEDQENEEDNYEEEEEEVENHVVRVNKGTNRRAEM, encoded by the exons ATGGGAAACGGGGTTTGTTCCCGGAGGCAGCGGAGGATCTTCCAGTGTCTCCTGTTGGTCACCGTGGTCTGTGGAATGTTCTACGGGGGGATGATGTCCTACGAGATGCACAAACAGCTGAGGAGGACCGAGGCGATGGCGCTGAAgtaccagcagcaccaggagtcCCTGTCGGCGCAGCTCCAAG tggTGTATGAACATCGGTCCAGGTTAGAGAAGTCTCTTCAGAAAGAGCGTTTAGAGCACAAAAAAGCCAAAGAAG attaCCTGTCCTACAAATTGGAAGCACAGCAGTCAATTAACAAGGAGAAG CAAGACTCCATCAGCAGACTGAACTCTCTACAAGTGCAGCACCAGATCCTGAAG AATCAGCACGAGGATCTGAAGAAGCAGTATTATGACCTGCAGGACCAGCACCAGGCCCAGGGTGACGACCACAACCGGCAGCTGGACGAACACCGAGAGCGCTATGACAAACTGCAGCAGATCAAAGAGCTGGAAGTCTCCCAACTCAAAG ACAGTATGTTTAACctgagggaggaaaataaacagctgAGGAAAGCTCATCATGACATTCACACCCAGCTCCAGGATGCCCAG GTTCGTCATCAGGACCTGAAGGCGGCCCACGACCAGCTGGCTCTGAACCTACAAGACCACAAAAGtgctctggctgcagctcag GTGCAGGTGGATGAATACAAGCAGCTGAAGGAGTCCCTGAATGCAGCCTCTAATCTGGGCCAGCATCACCCCAACACTCCTCAGCACCAGCCAGTAGCTGTTGACACACCAGAGTCCCGCATTCATGAAGCCGAGAAGACCAGAGTCCTGGACCTGCCAAATAAAGATAAGCCAGGACACTTCCTGGACCAAGAGGAATCTGAATCCAGG TTGGGGGAGCTCGGCCAGTCAGACaaggagggagaggcagagaggaggagggagctggaggaagaggagatggcTCAAGCAGGCAAGcctgagaagctggaggaggatctAGACCAaccacagcaggaggaagatgagcagCCAGAACCACAACAGCCTGATGAGAACACTGCGGACCAAAAGAGGGGTCATTCTCAGCAG agcctccatcagcaggacacCCCATTGGAACACATGAAGTCACCCTTTGACCAACACCTTGAAGCTCAACGGGCCGAGGAGCGTAGGCGGATCCAACTGAGGCAGGCGGACCTGCAgctacagagagagagggagcagaggctgaaggaggagcagcagcacacagacaccaacagagaggagcagcaaaG GAGGAGGACGGCGTATGAGAATATGGACACTGACATTGTTCAAGGAGAAGAGGATCATCACAccgatgatgaag acagagacacacacctgctgaatgaagaagaggaggaggaagagatgaaggtggagcagaaagtCCCACCACATCAACAG GCCGTCATAGATGGTGAGCTGGACCCTGAGGATGACCCCAACAACCAAGGAGAAGATGAGTTTGATGAGGCAGAGGATGAGCAGCCGCAGCACAGGGtcactgaggaggaggatgaagaggagccagcagctctgggccagcacagagacacacactcccaccaaGAGCCACCAGCgccagctgtggaggaggaactgGTG ATGGCTGGAAACCCGGACCAACAGGAAGATACGGTGGACGACCAGTACCAGGAGGACTTGGAGGATGAG GCTCAAGAGGATGTGGCTGGTGGGCAGAAAAGagatgtgatggaggaggatcCATACAATGAGGACATTGAACAG AAGCGACCAAAAAAAGTGGAAGACCAAGAGAACGAGGAAGACAActatgaagaggaagaggaagaagtggagAATCATGTTGTCCGAGTGAATAAGGGAACAAACAGGAGGGCAGAGATGTAA
- the golim4a gene encoding Golgi integral membrane protein 4a isoform X3: MGNGVCSRRQRRIFQCLLLVTVVCGMFYGGMMSYEMHKQLRRTEAMALKYQQHQESLSAQLQVVYEHRSRLEKSLQKERLEHKKAKEDYLSYKLEAQQSINKEKQDSISRLNSLQVQHQILKNQHEDLKKQYYDLQDQHQAQGDDHNRQLDEHRERYDKLQQIKELEVSQLKDSMFNLREENKQLRKAHHDIHTQLQDAQVRHQDLKAAHDQLALNLQDHKSALAAAQVQVDEYKQLKESLNAASNLGQHHPNTPQHQPVAVDTPESRIHEAEKTRVLDLPNKDKPGHFLDQEESESRLGELGQSDKEGEAERRRELEEEEMAQAGKPEKLEEDLDQPQQEEDEQPEPQQPDENTADQKRGHSQQSLHQQDTPLEHMKSPFDQHLEAQRAEERRRIQLRQADLQLQREREQRLKEEQQHTDTNREEQQRRTAYENMDTDIVQGEEDHHTDDEDRDTHLLNEEEEEEEMKVEQKVPPHQQAVIDGELDPEDDPNNQGEDEFDEAEDEQPQHRVTEEEDEEEPAALGQHRDTHSHQEPPAPAVEEELVMAGNPDQQEDTVDDQYQEDLEDEAQEDVAGGQKRDVMEEDPYNEDIEQKRPKKVEDQENEEDNYEEEEEEVENHVVRVNKGTNRRAEM; this comes from the exons ATGGGAAACGGGGTTTGTTCCCGGAGGCAGCGGAGGATCTTCCAGTGTCTCCTGTTGGTCACCGTGGTCTGTGGAATGTTCTACGGGGGGATGATGTCCTACGAGATGCACAAACAGCTGAGGAGGACCGAGGCGATGGCGCTGAAgtaccagcagcaccaggagtcCCTGTCGGCGCAGCTCCAAG tggTGTATGAACATCGGTCCAGGTTAGAGAAGTCTCTTCAGAAAGAGCGTTTAGAGCACAAAAAAGCCAAAGAAG attaCCTGTCCTACAAATTGGAAGCACAGCAGTCAATTAACAAGGAGAAG CAAGACTCCATCAGCAGACTGAACTCTCTACAAGTGCAGCACCAGATCCTGAAG AATCAGCACGAGGATCTGAAGAAGCAGTATTATGACCTGCAGGACCAGCACCAGGCCCAGGGTGACGACCACAACCGGCAGCTGGACGAACACCGAGAGCGCTATGACAAACTGCAGCAGATCAAAGAGCTGGAAGTCTCCCAACTCAAAG ACAGTATGTTTAACctgagggaggaaaataaacagctgAGGAAAGCTCATCATGACATTCACACCCAGCTCCAGGATGCCCAG GTTCGTCATCAGGACCTGAAGGCGGCCCACGACCAGCTGGCTCTGAACCTACAAGACCACAAAAGtgctctggctgcagctcag GTGCAGGTGGATGAATACAAGCAGCTGAAGGAGTCCCTGAATGCAGCCTCTAATCTGGGCCAGCATCACCCCAACACTCCTCAGCACCAGCCAGTAGCTGTTGACACACCAGAGTCCCGCATTCATGAAGCCGAGAAGACCAGAGTCCTGGACCTGCCAAATAAAGATAAGCCAGGACACTTCCTGGACCAAGAGGAATCTGAATCCAGG TTGGGGGAGCTCGGCCAGTCAGACaaggagggagaggcagagaggaggagggagctggaggaagaggagatggcTCAAGCAGGCAAGcctgagaagctggaggaggatctAGACCAaccacagcaggaggaagatgagcagCCAGAACCACAACAGCCTGATGAGAACACTGCGGACCAAAAGAGGGGTCATTCTCAGCAG agcctccatcagcaggacacCCCATTGGAACACATGAAGTCACCCTTTGACCAACACCTTGAAGCTCAACGGGCCGAGGAGCGTAGGCGGATCCAACTGAGGCAGGCGGACCTGCAgctacagagagagagggagcagaggctgaaggaggagcagcagcacacagacaccaacagagaggagcagcaaaG GAGGACGGCGTATGAGAATATGGACACTGACATTGTTCAAGGAGAAGAGGATCATCACAccgatgatgaag acagagacacacacctgctgaatgaagaagaggaggaggaagagatgaaggtggagcagaaagtCCCACCACATCAACAG GCCGTCATAGATGGTGAGCTGGACCCTGAGGATGACCCCAACAACCAAGGAGAAGATGAGTTTGATGAGGCAGAGGATGAGCAGCCGCAGCACAGGGtcactgaggaggaggatgaagaggagccagcagctctgggccagcacagagacacacactcccaccaaGAGCCACCAGCgccagctgtggaggaggaactgGTG ATGGCTGGAAACCCGGACCAACAGGAAGATACGGTGGACGACCAGTACCAGGAGGACTTGGAGGATGAG GCTCAAGAGGATGTGGCTGGTGGGCAGAAAAGagatgtgatggaggaggatcCATACAATGAGGACATTGAACAG AAGCGACCAAAAAAAGTGGAAGACCAAGAGAACGAGGAAGACAActatgaagaggaagaggaagaagtggagAATCATGTTGTCCGAGTGAATAAGGGAACAAACAGGAGGGCAGAGATGTAA
- the golim4a gene encoding Golgi integral membrane protein 4a isoform X5: MTCRTSTRPRVTTTTGSWTNTESAMTNCSRSKSWKSPNSKPQMLSRTMLCPVFDVSGFGLADSMFNLREENKQLRKAHHDIHTQLQDAQVRHQDLKAAHDQLALNLQDHKSALAAAQVQVDEYKQLKESLNAASNLGQHHPNTPQHQPVAVDTPESRIHEAEKTRVLDLPNKDKPGHFLDQEESESRLGELGQSDKEGEAERRRELEEEEMAQAGKPEKLEEDLDQPQQEEDEQPEPQQPDENTADQKRGHSQQSLHQQDTPLEHMKSPFDQHLEAQRAEERRRIQLRQADLQLQREREQRLKEEQQHTDTNREEQQSLSYGAGNRRRTAYENMDTDIVQGEEDHHTDDEDRDTHLLNEEEEEEEMKVEQKVPPHQQAVIDGELDPEDDPNNQGEDEFDEAEDEQPQHRVTEEEDEEEPAALGQHRDTHSHQEPPAPAVEEELVMAGNPDQQEDTVDDQYQEDLEDEAQEDVAGGQKRDVMEEDPYNEDIEQKRPKKVEDQENEEDNYEEEEEEVENHVVRVNKGTNRRAEM; this comes from the exons ATGACCTGCAGGACCAGCACCAGGCCCAGGGTGACGACCACAACCGGCAGCTGGACGAACACCGAGAGCGCTATGACAAACTGCAGCAGATCAAAGAGCTGGAAGTCTCCCAACTCAAAG cctcagatGCTCAGCAGGACAATGTTGTGTCCGGTCTTTGACGTGTCTGGCTTTGGGCTTGCAGACAGTATGTTTAACctgagggaggaaaataaacagctgAGGAAAGCTCATCATGACATTCACACCCAGCTCCAGGATGCCCAG GTTCGTCATCAGGACCTGAAGGCGGCCCACGACCAGCTGGCTCTGAACCTACAAGACCACAAAAGtgctctggctgcagctcag GTGCAGGTGGATGAATACAAGCAGCTGAAGGAGTCCCTGAATGCAGCCTCTAATCTGGGCCAGCATCACCCCAACACTCCTCAGCACCAGCCAGTAGCTGTTGACACACCAGAGTCCCGCATTCATGAAGCCGAGAAGACCAGAGTCCTGGACCTGCCAAATAAAGATAAGCCAGGACACTTCCTGGACCAAGAGGAATCTGAATCCAGG TTGGGGGAGCTCGGCCAGTCAGACaaggagggagaggcagagaggaggagggagctggaggaagaggagatggcTCAAGCAGGCAAGcctgagaagctggaggaggatctAGACCAaccacagcaggaggaagatgagcagCCAGAACCACAACAGCCTGATGAGAACACTGCGGACCAAAAGAGGGGTCATTCTCAGCAG agcctccatcagcaggacacCCCATTGGAACACATGAAGTCACCCTTTGACCAACACCTTGAAGCTCAACGGGCCGAGGAGCGTAGGCGGATCCAACTGAGGCAGGCGGACCTGCAgctacagagagagagggagcagaggctgaaggaggagcagcagcacacagacaccaacagagaggagcagcaaaG CCTGTCTTATGGTGCTGGTAACAGGAGGAGGACGGCGTATGAGAATATGGACACTGACATTGTTCAAGGAGAAGAGGATCATCACAccgatgatgaag acagagacacacacctgctgaatgaagaagaggaggaggaagagatgaaggtggagcagaaagtCCCACCACATCAACAG GCCGTCATAGATGGTGAGCTGGACCCTGAGGATGACCCCAACAACCAAGGAGAAGATGAGTTTGATGAGGCAGAGGATGAGCAGCCGCAGCACAGGGtcactgaggaggaggatgaagaggagccagcagctctgggccagcacagagacacacactcccaccaaGAGCCACCAGCgccagctgtggaggaggaactgGTG ATGGCTGGAAACCCGGACCAACAGGAAGATACGGTGGACGACCAGTACCAGGAGGACTTGGAGGATGAG GCTCAAGAGGATGTGGCTGGTGGGCAGAAAAGagatgtgatggaggaggatcCATACAATGAGGACATTGAACAG AAGCGACCAAAAAAAGTGGAAGACCAAGAGAACGAGGAAGACAActatgaagaggaagaggaagaagtggagAATCATGTTGTCCGAGTGAATAAGGGAACAAACAGGAGGGCAGAGATGTAA